TTCAAGAACATAATATTTCTTCCGAGAGGGATCTCGCTCACACTTAAAGACCTTATTCTCATCCCAATATTTCTGCCACTTAGCTTCTATCGTTCTGAAATCGTATGTATCCATTTACGAACAACCTCCTCATAAAGGCTTTACAGCGAAAAACCCGAAATTGATTTTATCACAAAAAGCCATATCAGCAAGAGAGTATTACTTTCAGCTTCCCCCGTGCCTCCTTAAAAGCCCTTTCCGCATCTTCAAGGGAATATATCCCCTCCACCATATCTTTAACTTCCAACCCCTCACTTAAGAACCTTATAGCCACCGGAAAAGGACCACATCTTGACCCAACAACCCTGATCTCCTTGATCACCACCGGCGAAAGATTCAAGGTAAAATCACCGTGAAACGTGCTTTTTAAAACTATAACTCCCCGGGGCTTAGCTATTTTCGAAGCAATTTCAAAACCCTTCTCATTCCCCGTAGCCTCAATCACAATATCGAAGACGCTATCCTCCCTAAAATTCTCAGACAACAGATACTCAGAAACTTCCGGAACGATTTTCCTTCTTTCAGGATGATGCCCTAAAACGCAAGGAGAATATCCACAGAAAGTCAGCACCTTTGTTATAAGAAGGCCAAGCTTGCCATCCCCTACAACGCAGACATTATGGGTTAGCTTTATATGA
The genomic region above belongs to Synergistota bacterium and contains:
- a CDS encoding zinc-binding dehydrogenase, whose translation is HIKLTHNVCVVGDGKLGLLITKVLTFCGYSPCVLGHHPERRKIVPEVSEYLLSENFREDSVFDIVIEATGNEKGFEIASKIAKPRGVIVLKSTFHGDFTLNLSPVVIKEIRVVGSRCGPFPVAIRFLSEGLEVKDMVEGIYSLEDAERAFKEARGKLKVILSC